In Marivirga salinae, a single window of DNA contains:
- the ruvB gene encoding Holliday junction branch migration DNA helicase RuvB codes for MREDFLTGDDENLNPEEKEFEKALRPLSFSDFTGQQKTVDNIQVFVMAAKKRSEPLDHVLLHGPPGLGKTTLSHIIANELGSSLKVTSGPVLDKPGDLAGLLTNLEEGDVLFIDEIHRLNAVVEEYLYSAMEDFRIDIMLDSGPNARSVQISLSPFTLIGATTRSGLLTSPLRARFGINARLEYYDAELLKKIIKRSAAILNTPLEEDAAFEIARRSRGTPRISNTLLRRTRDFAEIKGDGTITKEIAEFALNALDVDQHGLDEMDNRILSTIIEKFNGGPVGLGTIATAVGEEADTIEEVYEPFLIKEGYLKRTARGRQATELAYKHLGTVPPGRLGTLFD; via the coding sequence ATGAGAGAAGATTTCCTGACAGGAGATGATGAAAATTTGAATCCAGAAGAGAAAGAGTTTGAAAAAGCACTTCGACCGCTCTCTTTTAGTGATTTTACAGGTCAGCAAAAGACAGTGGATAATATTCAGGTGTTTGTGATGGCTGCTAAAAAGCGTTCTGAGCCATTAGATCATGTACTTTTACACGGACCTCCAGGCTTAGGGAAAACCACACTATCTCATATTATAGCTAATGAATTAGGATCAAGTTTAAAAGTTACTTCTGGTCCGGTATTGGATAAACCCGGTGACTTAGCCGGATTACTGACTAATCTGGAAGAAGGCGATGTTTTATTTATAGATGAAATCCATAGGCTCAATGCAGTGGTAGAAGAATATCTTTATTCTGCTATGGAAGATTTCCGCATAGATATTATGTTGGATAGCGGACCAAATGCTCGTTCTGTTCAAATCAGTTTAAGCCCTTTTACTTTAATTGGTGCTACCACTCGTTCTGGTTTATTGACTTCTCCATTAAGAGCTCGATTTGGCATCAATGCTCGTTTGGAATATTATGATGCTGAATTGTTGAAGAAAATCATCAAACGTTCTGCTGCTATTTTGAATACTCCTTTGGAAGAAGATGCTGCTTTTGAAATTGCCAGAAGAAGTAGGGGGACTCCAAGAATTTCCAATACACTTTTAAGAAGAACCCGTGATTTTGCCGAAATAAAAGGGGATGGAACTATTACTAAAGAAATTGCAGAATTTGCTTTGAATGCATTGGATGTAGATCAACATGGGTTAGATGAAATGGATAATCGAATTTTGTCCACCATTATTGAAAAATTTAATGGAGGCCCTGTTGGATTGGGTACAATCGCTACAGCAGTTGGAGAAGAAGCCGATACCATAGAAGAAGTATATGAGCCATTTTTAATTAAAGAAGGTTATTTAAAAAGAACCGCTCGTGGTCGTCAAGCAACCGAATTGGCTTATAAGCATTTAGGTACTGTGCCTCCGGGCAGATTAGGGACTTTGTTTGATTAA
- the recQ gene encoding DNA helicase RecQ, whose product MIEEQEATLKEKLKEVFGYNQFRGNQELIMQNLINGKNTFVIMPTGAGKSLCYQLPALSQEGTALVVSPLIALMKNQVDTLVALGVNAAFLNSTLTKTETKRVKKEVMSGNLKLLYVAPESLTKEENVEFLKQANISFAAIDEAHCISEWGHDFRPEYRRIKSILEQISNIPIIALTATATPKVQLDIQKNLNMEEANVFKSSFNRENLYYEVRPKNQAKKQLIRFLNERKGKCGVIYCLSRKKVEEIAEFLNVNGFNAAPYHAGLESATRMKNQDDFLNEDTDIIVATIAFGMGIDKPDVRFVIHYDTPKSVEGYYQETGRAGRDGLVGDCLMFYSYNDILKLEKFNKDKPVTEKENAKLLLEEMSSYAESSVCRRKQLLHYFGEEFADYCGKCDNCKHPKEKFDAKDEMITVLKTVKLTNQRFGINHLVNVIRGSKDQYVTSYDHNKLEVHGVGADQDVEFWKSVIRQTMLYGYLKKDIENIGVLKINKAGEDFLKKPTDIQFTVNHVYTDDGDEDHIEKDTVSANAFDETLYTQLKALRKKVAKSKNLPPYVIFQDPSLEEMATTYPTTNEEMAAVNGVGLGKVRKFGKPFMELIKEYVEENDIITAADVMVKSSVNKSKMKIFIIQQVDKKMDLEEIAEMKDISFEELIDEIEHICYSGTTLNLNYYLNQIIDDDKQEEIMEYFLTAESDSIDDAMDEFDEEFSEEDLRLMRIKFLSTYAN is encoded by the coding sequence ATGATAGAAGAGCAAGAAGCTACTTTAAAAGAAAAATTAAAAGAGGTATTTGGATATAATCAATTTAGGGGAAACCAAGAATTGATTATGCAGAACCTAATAAATGGTAAGAATACCTTTGTGATCATGCCAACTGGAGCAGGAAAATCACTTTGCTACCAATTACCTGCACTTTCGCAAGAAGGAACAGCCTTGGTTGTATCTCCTTTGATTGCATTAATGAAAAATCAGGTAGACACTTTGGTTGCATTAGGTGTTAATGCCGCATTTTTAAATTCAACATTAACCAAAACAGAAACCAAAAGAGTGAAAAAAGAAGTCATGAGTGGAAACTTGAAACTTCTTTATGTTGCTCCGGAATCTCTGACTAAGGAGGAAAATGTTGAGTTTTTAAAACAAGCCAATATTTCTTTTGCAGCAATAGATGAAGCGCATTGTATTTCAGAATGGGGACATGATTTCCGACCAGAATACAGAAGAATAAAATCCATATTAGAGCAAATTTCTAATATTCCTATTATTGCCCTTACGGCAACAGCCACGCCTAAAGTGCAATTGGATATTCAGAAAAACTTGAATATGGAAGAGGCCAATGTTTTTAAATCTTCTTTTAATAGGGAAAATTTGTATTATGAGGTTAGGCCAAAAAATCAAGCCAAAAAACAACTCATTCGATTCTTAAATGAAAGAAAAGGGAAATGTGGTGTAATATATTGTTTGAGCCGAAAAAAGGTTGAAGAAATTGCTGAATTTCTGAATGTAAATGGATTCAATGCTGCTCCATACCATGCTGGCTTAGAAAGTGCTACTCGTATGAAAAATCAGGATGATTTCTTAAACGAGGATACTGATATAATTGTAGCGACCATAGCCTTTGGTATGGGAATCGATAAACCTGATGTTCGCTTTGTGATTCATTATGACACTCCAAAATCAGTGGAAGGTTACTACCAAGAAACTGGTAGAGCTGGAAGAGATGGCCTGGTAGGTGATTGTCTAATGTTTTACAGCTATAATGACATTCTTAAGCTTGAGAAATTTAATAAGGATAAGCCTGTAACAGAAAAGGAAAATGCCAAGCTGCTTTTGGAAGAAATGTCTTCCTATGCAGAATCATCTGTTTGCAGAAGAAAACAATTGCTTCACTATTTTGGGGAAGAATTTGCCGATTACTGTGGAAAATGTGATAACTGTAAGCATCCAAAAGAAAAGTTTGACGCAAAAGATGAAATGATTACGGTTCTGAAAACCGTAAAATTAACCAATCAACGATTTGGCATCAATCACTTAGTAAATGTAATTCGTGGTTCTAAAGACCAATACGTAACCAGTTATGACCACAACAAACTAGAAGTACATGGTGTGGGGGCTGATCAAGATGTTGAGTTTTGGAAATCTGTCATCAGACAAACCATGCTTTACGGATATTTAAAAAAAGACATTGAAAATATTGGTGTACTGAAAATCAATAAAGCAGGAGAAGATTTCTTAAAGAAACCAACTGATATTCAATTTACTGTTAATCACGTTTATACGGATGATGGTGATGAAGATCATATTGAAAAAGATACTGTTTCAGCCAACGCATTCGATGAAACTTTATACACTCAGCTTAAGGCGTTAAGAAAAAAGGTTGCGAAATCGAAAAACCTTCCTCCTTATGTGATTTTCCAAGATCCTTCTTTAGAGGAAATGGCTACTACCTACCCTACGACTAACGAGGAAATGGCAGCAGTGAATGGTGTGGGCTTAGGAAAGGTTCGGAAATTTGGTAAGCCTTTTATGGAGCTAATTAAGGAATATGTTGAGGAAAATGACATTATTACTGCTGCTGATGTAATGGTAAAATCATCCGTCAACAAATCCAAAATGAAAATTTTCATTATTCAGCAAGTGGATAAGAAAATGGACTTAGAGGAAATAGCAGAAATGAAAGATATCTCTTTTGAGGAGTTGATAGATGAAATAGAACATATTTGCTACTCAGGCACCACTTTAAATTTAAATTATTACCTAAATCAGATCATTGATGATGATAAGCAGGAGGAAATAATGGAATATTTTCTTACGGCAGAATCAGACAGCATAGATGACGCGATGGATGAATTTGATGAAGAATTCAGTGAAGAAGATTTAAGGTTGATGCGTATTAAGTTTTTATCCACTTATGCAAACTAA
- a CDS encoding VIT1/CCC1 transporter family protein, producing MESKEEFIHQPNSFLGRHQNYLAEFVYGGIDGSITTFAVVAGAVGAGLDNAIIIILGFANLFADGFSMSIGAYMSAKSEKQNFNKQKAIEYWEVENMPETEREEIRDIYKGKGFEEPLLSQVVEVITKDKDRWVGVMMKDELELIEDDKSPFQTGLYTFISFLVVGLIPLLVFVADYINIDISQKFLWASILTGIGFIIIGFLKSKVTNNSVIKGISETLLLGGLAALVAYFVGDFLEQIIK from the coding sequence ATGGAATCTAAAGAAGAATTTATACATCAGCCAAACAGTTTCTTAGGTAGACACCAAAATTATTTAGCAGAATTTGTTTATGGTGGCATAGATGGAAGTATCACCACTTTTGCGGTAGTAGCAGGTGCTGTAGGTGCAGGGTTGGACAATGCTATAATCATTATTTTAGGTTTTGCCAATCTCTTTGCAGATGGATTTTCGATGTCTATTGGAGCTTATATGTCTGCAAAATCGGAAAAGCAAAACTTCAACAAACAAAAAGCCATAGAATATTGGGAAGTTGAAAATATGCCTGAAACCGAGAGAGAGGAAATAAGAGATATTTATAAAGGTAAAGGTTTTGAAGAACCATTATTAAGCCAAGTAGTGGAAGTAATTACAAAAGATAAAGACCGTTGGGTAGGTGTTATGATGAAAGATGAGCTGGAATTAATTGAAGATGATAAATCTCCCTTTCAAACAGGACTTTATACTTTCATTTCCTTTTTAGTGGTAGGATTGATCCCTTTATTAGTTTTTGTTGCAGATTACATAAATATCGATATCTCTCAAAAATTCCTTTGGGCAAGTATATTAACAGGAATTGGCTTTATTATAATTGGTTTCCTGAAATCCAAAGTAACCAATAACTCTGTTATAAAAGGAATTTCCGAAACATTACTTTTAGGTGGTTTAGCAGCACTTGTTGCTTATTTTGTAGGAGATTTTTTGGAGCAAATTATAAAATAA
- a CDS encoding exo-beta-N-acetylmuramidase NamZ family protein yields the protein MIRTANYNFIGKLIPLCGLFFMILINACVAQQNSPMPAAYQTEEYLPFLKGKSVGMVVNQTSTIGQTHLVDTLRSHEINIVKVFAPEHGFRGEADAGATVKSGIDEKTGLPIISLYGKNKKPTNEQLQDLDVIIFDIQDVGARFYTYISTMHYVMEACAENNIPLLILDRPNPNGMYVDGPVLEMEHQSFVGMHPIPILHGLTIAELAQMINGEKWLKNELKCELKIIKNKNYSHSDTYSLPIKPSPNLPNDLSIALYPSLCLFEGTVISVGRGTEKPFQQIGHPSLTDYGHTFTPVSMPGSSVHPPFEDKKCFGIDFEAKDFEEGISLKYLINFYKAFPNKKEYFNSFLTKLAGTESLRQQIEAGFSEEEIKMSWEARLKEYKEMRKGYLIYE from the coding sequence ATGATTAGAACTGCAAATTACAATTTCATTGGCAAACTCATTCCGCTTTGCGGTCTATTTTTTATGATTTTAATAAATGCTTGTGTGGCTCAGCAAAATTCGCCCATGCCAGCTGCTTATCAAACCGAAGAATATCTTCCTTTCTTGAAAGGAAAATCAGTCGGAATGGTAGTGAATCAAACCTCAACAATTGGTCAAACCCATTTGGTGGATACTCTGAGATCTCATGAAATAAATATTGTAAAAGTTTTTGCACCAGAACATGGCTTTCGTGGAGAGGCAGATGCTGGAGCAACCGTAAAATCAGGAATAGATGAAAAAACAGGCTTGCCCATTATTTCCCTTTACGGGAAGAACAAAAAACCCACGAATGAGCAGCTACAAGATTTGGATGTAATCATTTTTGACATTCAGGATGTGGGCGCAAGATTTTACACCTACATCAGCACCATGCATTATGTAATGGAAGCTTGTGCTGAAAATAATATTCCATTATTGATTTTAGATCGTCCCAATCCGAACGGAATGTATGTTGATGGCCCTGTCTTAGAAATGGAACATCAGTCTTTTGTAGGCATGCACCCGATTCCTATTTTGCACGGCTTAACGATAGCTGAATTAGCTCAAATGATAAACGGTGAAAAATGGCTAAAAAATGAATTAAAATGCGAATTGAAGATTATAAAAAATAAAAATTACAGTCATAGCGATACCTATTCACTTCCCATCAAACCCTCCCCAAATTTACCTAATGATTTAAGTATAGCACTTTATCCTTCTTTGTGTCTTTTTGAAGGAACTGTAATCAGTGTAGGAAGAGGAACTGAAAAGCCTTTTCAGCAAATTGGGCATCCTTCCTTAACAGATTATGGACATACTTTCACTCCTGTAAGCATGCCAGGAAGCAGCGTTCACCCTCCTTTTGAGGATAAAAAATGCTTTGGAATTGATTTCGAAGCTAAAGATTTTGAGGAAGGGATTTCATTAAAATATTTGATTAACTTCTATAAGGCCTTTCCCAATAAAAAAGAATACTTCAATAGCTTCTTAACCAAATTAGCTGGAACAGAATCTCTCCGTCAGCAAATTGAAGCTGGGTTTTCCGAAGAGGAAATTAAAATGAGCTGGGAGGCTAGATTAAAGGAATATAAGGAGATGAGAAAGGGTTATTTAATATATGAATGA
- a CDS encoding mannose-1-phosphate guanylyltransferase: protein MNQNHYVIIMAGGTGTRLWPVSTSKKPKQFHDLLGVGKTLLQMTYERFLAKFPKENIYIVTNKEYEDLIHEQIEGLGSQQLLLEPYKRNTAPCIAYAVYKIASKNPDASMVIAPADHLILKEDIFHQSVAVALDSSLKNDQLITLGMHPNRPETGYGYIQYIPDSAAIKKVKTFTEKPEIGLAQKFIESGDFVWNAGIFIWSAKSIIKAFESYLPDLAEVFADGESQYFGTNESLFVKKAYTQCVNVSIDIGIMEKAENVFVLLTDIGWSDLGNWESLHEIREKDNQDNAAPKNVMSFNSTGNIVTTDKLDLVVVQDLHDFLVSEQNGVLLICRKNAEKEIKEIVNSVKTEKGDSFI from the coding sequence ATGAATCAGAATCATTATGTTATTATCATGGCCGGAGGAACAGGAACACGTCTTTGGCCAGTGAGCACATCTAAAAAGCCCAAACAATTTCATGATTTATTAGGAGTAGGTAAAACATTGCTTCAAATGACTTATGAAAGATTTTTGGCAAAATTCCCTAAAGAGAATATTTATATAGTTACAAATAAAGAATATGAAGACTTAATTCATGAGCAAATTGAAGGGCTTGGAAGTCAACAATTGTTGTTAGAGCCTTATAAAAGGAATACTGCACCTTGTATTGCTTATGCAGTATATAAGATTGCAAGTAAAAATCCTGATGCCTCCATGGTTATTGCACCAGCCGACCATTTAATTCTGAAAGAAGATATTTTTCATCAGTCCGTTGCAGTGGCTCTAGATAGTTCTTTAAAAAATGATCAGTTGATAACATTAGGTATGCATCCTAATAGACCCGAAACAGGTTATGGATATATTCAATACATTCCTGATTCTGCTGCCATTAAAAAAGTAAAAACCTTCACCGAAAAACCTGAGATTGGCTTAGCGCAGAAATTTATAGAAAGTGGAGATTTTGTATGGAATGCTGGGATTTTCATTTGGTCAGCTAAAAGTATTATCAAAGCCTTTGAATCTTACCTTCCTGATTTAGCAGAAGTTTTTGCTGATGGAGAATCACAATATTTTGGCACCAACGAAAGCTTATTTGTGAAGAAAGCTTATACACAGTGCGTCAATGTCTCCATTGATATCGGGATTATGGAAAAAGCAGAAAATGTTTTTGTGCTATTGACTGATATTGGCTGGTCGGATTTGGGAAATTGGGAAAGTCTACATGAAATAAGGGAAAAAGACAATCAAGATAATGCTGCACCAAAAAATGTAATGAGTTTTAATTCCACTGGAAATATTGTGACTACTGATAAATTAGATTTAGTGGTTGTTCAAGATTTGCACGATTTTCTGGTTTCAGAACAAAATGGAGTACTTTTGATTTGCAGGAAAAATGCTGAAAAAGAGATAAAAGAAATTGTAAATTCCGTTAAAACAGAAAAAGGAGATAGTTTTATCTAA
- a CDS encoding ABC transporter permease: MNLPDFIAKRTINSKTGQFSGSIYKIAISSIAIGLAIMLIALLILGGFQKTIKDKVFSFAGHMQVTKYTLSNSFDESPISTETDFFQNHQELSFIRHVQGVAYKAGLLKTEEAVEGVVIKGIGVDYDTANFASNLIQGRFPNVNSENYSTEIIISKELAQLLRLKMDEKVIMYFVQNPPRFRQLEIVGVYETGLEDFDERMIIGDIRMIQRLNDWNEDQVGSFEVFINDNIDEEEAESIVFDKVDADQFVNLTSQKYPQYFEWLELLNQNVRLFLALILFVACFNMVAVIFILTMERTPMIGMLKSMGAQNKLIRNIFLMSGLRLTFKGLLWGNLVAIGAAALQYYFELIPLDQQNYYMNAVPILWDFKMIVSLNILVLVVVLISLFLPVWFIARMKPIKAIRFD, encoded by the coding sequence TTGAATCTACCTGATTTTATAGCGAAACGTACGATTAATTCTAAAACTGGTCAATTTTCTGGCAGTATTTATAAAATTGCCATCAGCAGCATCGCCATTGGATTGGCCATTATGTTGATAGCACTTTTAATTCTGGGCGGATTTCAGAAAACCATTAAAGATAAAGTGTTCAGTTTTGCTGGACACATGCAAGTAACGAAATATACGCTCAGTAATTCTTTTGACGAATCACCTATTTCTACAGAAACAGATTTTTTCCAGAATCATCAAGAATTATCTTTTATAAGACATGTACAAGGTGTTGCCTATAAAGCTGGACTACTAAAAACTGAAGAGGCTGTAGAAGGAGTGGTAATTAAAGGCATTGGAGTAGATTATGATACCGCAAATTTTGCTTCTAATTTAATTCAAGGAAGATTTCCAAATGTCAACTCTGAAAATTACAGTACTGAAATTATAATCAGCAAAGAATTAGCTCAATTGCTTAGACTGAAAATGGATGAAAAAGTCATCATGTATTTTGTTCAAAATCCACCAAGATTCCGACAGTTGGAAATTGTAGGTGTTTATGAAACAGGCTTGGAAGATTTTGATGAGCGAATGATTATTGGAGATATCAGAATGATTCAAAGATTAAATGATTGGAATGAAGATCAGGTGGGTAGTTTTGAAGTTTTTATAAATGATAATATTGATGAAGAGGAGGCAGAATCTATTGTTTTTGATAAAGTAGATGCTGACCAATTTGTAAATCTAACAAGTCAGAAATATCCGCAGTATTTTGAATGGTTGGAACTGCTCAATCAAAATGTACGATTATTTTTAGCCTTGATTTTATTTGTTGCCTGCTTCAATATGGTGGCCGTAATCTTCATTCTCACCATGGAAAGAACACCTATGATAGGGATGTTAAAATCTATGGGTGCCCAAAATAAATTGATCAGAAACATATTCCTGATGAGTGGTTTACGTCTAACTTTCAAAGGCTTGCTTTGGGGTAACTTAGTAGCCATCGGAGCTGCGGCATTACAATATTATTTTGAGCTCATCCCACTTGACCAGCAAAATTATTATATGAATGCTGTTCCAATCCTATGGGATTTTAAAATGATAGTAAGTTTGAATATATTGGTATTGGTAGTGGTATTGATTTCGCTCTTTTTACCGGTTTGGTTTATAGCTAGAATGAAACCGATTAAGGCTATTCGATTTGATTGA
- the queG gene encoding tRNA epoxyqueuosine(34) reductase QueG: MSLLKEKNTKIIKSIASDLGFDFCGVSKAGFLEDEAPKLEDWLKKGYHGKMHYMENHFDKRLDPTKLVEGAKSVVSLMYNYYPEQNLAKSDSYKIAKYAYGKDYHFVIKDKLKDFMYRIHEEIGEVDGRVFVDSAPVMERQWAAKSGLGWLGKNSLLLNKQRGSFYFLAELIIDLELEEDGPMQDYCGTCTKCIDACPTDAIVGDGIVDASKCISYLTIELKDDLPPEFSNKMENWVFGCDICQDVCPWNRFSKPHHEEAFQPHSLLTQMDKKDWEEMTKEVFNEVFRKSAVKRTKYSGLMRNIDFMKS, from the coding sequence ATGTCTTTGTTGAAAGAAAAAAATACCAAAATCATCAAATCCATAGCCTCCGATTTGGGCTTTGATTTCTGTGGTGTGTCCAAAGCAGGATTTCTGGAAGATGAAGCCCCAAAGTTAGAAGATTGGCTCAAAAAGGGATACCATGGAAAAATGCATTACATGGAAAACCATTTTGATAAACGACTCGATCCCACAAAATTAGTGGAGGGTGCTAAATCAGTAGTGTCTTTAATGTACAATTATTACCCTGAGCAAAACTTAGCTAAAAGTGATTCCTACAAAATTGCAAAATATGCTTATGGTAAAGATTATCATTTCGTCATTAAGGATAAGCTGAAAGATTTTATGTATCGCATCCATGAGGAAATAGGGGAGGTAGATGGAAGAGTTTTCGTGGATTCAGCACCTGTGATGGAAAGACAATGGGCAGCCAAAAGTGGATTGGGCTGGCTTGGGAAGAACAGTTTACTGCTCAATAAACAAAGGGGAAGTTTCTATTTTTTGGCAGAATTAATCATTGACTTGGAGCTAGAAGAAGATGGCCCAATGCAGGATTATTGCGGTACCTGCACAAAATGCATAGATGCCTGTCCCACTGATGCTATTGTGGGTGATGGAATAGTGGATGCCTCGAAATGTATTTCTTATTTAACGATTGAGCTCAAAGATGACTTGCCCCCTGAGTTTTCCAATAAAATGGAGAATTGGGTTTTCGGTTGTGATATTTGTCAGGATGTTTGCCCCTGGAATCGCTTTTCAAAACCGCATCATGAAGAAGCCTTTCAACCTCATTCTTTATTAACGCAAATGGATAAAAAAGATTGGGAAGAAATGACTAAAGAAGTTTTTAACGAAGTCTTCAGAAAATCTGCAGTGAAACGAACTAAATATAGTGGCTTGATGCGGAATATTGATTTTATGAAATCATAA